One Gadus chalcogrammus isolate NIFS_2021 chromosome 4, NIFS_Gcha_1.0, whole genome shotgun sequence DNA segment encodes these proteins:
- the psmb10 gene encoding proteasome subunit beta type-10, giving the protein MLSSAAVRPAHSGGGFCFENTRRNVDLEASLLPRGFRAPTARKTGTTIAGVVFKDGVVLGADTRATDDMVVADKNCAKIHYIAPRIYCCGAGVAADAEVTTMMMSSNAELHSLNTGRPPLVAMVTRQLRQMLFRYQGHLGTSLIVGGVDVDGVHLYSLYPHGSYDRLPFLSMGSGAAAAVSVFEDRFKANMELEEAKLLVKDAVTAGILGDLGSGSNVDLCVITKANVDYLRGYDQPAIPVAKGGRYRFKPGTTALLSSSVTPLSVDQLPE; this is encoded by the exons ATGCTGAGCAGCGCGGCGGTGCGTCCCGCGCACAGCGGGGGGGGCTTCTGCTTCGAGAACACTCGCAG GAATGTAGATCTGGAGGCTAGTCTGTTGCCGCGTGGCTTCAGGGCTCCGACCGCAAGAAAGACGGGAACCACCATCGCTGGGGTGGTTTTCAAG gacggTGTGGTTCTGGGAGCAGACACCAGGGCGACGGACGACATGGTGGTGGCGGATAAAAACTGTGCCAAGATTCACTACATCGCACCGCGCATata cTGCTGCGGGGCGGGCGTGGCCGCCGACGCTGAGGTCACcaccatgatgatgtcatccaaCGCCGAACTGCACTCGCTCAACACCGGCCGCCCCCCGCTGGTCGCCATGGTGACCAGGCAGCTCCGACAGATGctcttcag gtaccAGGGTCACCTGGGCACCTCCCTGATTGTGGGAGGGGTGGATGTGGACGGGGTCCACCTCTACAGCCTCTATCCCCACGGCTCCTACGACCGGCTGCCCTTCCTCAGCATGg GTTCTGGTGCTGCTGCCGCCGTTTCCGTGTTTGAAGACCGATTTAAAGCCAACATGGag ctggAGGAGGCTAAGCTGCTGGTGAAGGATGCGGTTACCGCGGGGATCCTCGGGGACCTGGGCTCTGGCAGCAACGTGGACCTCTGTGTCATCACCAAGGCAAACGTGGACTATCTCCGTGGTTACGACCAGCCGGCCATACCGGTCGCCAA GGGGGGGCGATACAGGTTCAAGCCCGGAACCACGGCGCTGCTGAGCAGCTCCGTGACGCCGCTCTCCGTCGACCAGCTCCCGGAATGA